A region from the Caldicellulosiruptor naganoensis genome encodes:
- a CDS encoding HD domain-containing protein yields the protein MDIEKILLEMIKYFKTDVQRINHAIKVFSFARLIGKMEGLDDSKQQILEIAAILHDIGIKVCEQKYGSTAGHLQEIEGPEVAKSILDGFDIDQKTLERILFLISNHHSYHKIDDIDFQILVEADFIVNIYEDGMSKEAIKLVKEKYFKTKTGTALLKTMFEV from the coding sequence ATGGATATTGAGAAGATTTTGCTTGAAATGATAAAATATTTCAAAACTGATGTGCAAAGGATAAACCATGCAATAAAGGTATTTTCATTTGCAAGGCTGATTGGGAAAATGGAAGGGTTAGATGATAGTAAACAGCAGATTTTAGAGATAGCAGCTATACTTCATGACATTGGTATAAAGGTTTGTGAACAAAAGTATGGTTCTACTGCTGGGCATCTTCAAGAAATAGAAGGACCGGAGGTTGCAAAAAGTATTTTAGATGGCTTTGATATAGACCAAAAAACATTAGAAAGAATTCTTTTTTTAATTAGCAATCATCATTCCTATCACAAGATAGATGACATAGACTTTCAGATTTTAGTTGAAGCTGATTTCATTGTAAATATCTACGAGGATGGAATGTCAAAAGAGGCTATAAAGCTGGTCAAGGAAAAATACTTTAAGACAAAAACAGGCACAGCACTTCTTAAAACTATGTTTGAGGTGTGA
- a CDS encoding GltB/FmdC/FwdC-like GXGXG domain-containing protein: protein MADKGKLTIDAKGIHYKELNEMIENALNEGYKEIDLINVNGQRYIGDGLTFPDRKLNIYGTPGNDMAAFMNGLTIEVFANGQDGIGNTMNAGKIIVHGSAGDIIGYGMRGGEIFIKGNVGYRVGIHMKEYMDKVPVLVVGGKAGDFLGEYMAGGRIIVLGLTLKEDEEITGLYCGTGMHGGVMYLRGQLQPYQLGKEVKIVDMEEEDYKFIDKYVTEFVKYFGYSKEFIMSKPFYKLIPYNKRPYGKLYAY from the coding sequence ATGGCAGATAAAGGTAAACTTACAATAGATGCGAAGGGTATACACTACAAAGAACTCAATGAGATGATTGAAAATGCGCTAAATGAGGGGTATAAAGAGATAGATTTAATAAACGTAAATGGTCAGCGCTATATAGGTGACGGGCTGACTTTCCCAGACAGAAAACTTAACATCTATGGCACCCCTGGCAATGATATGGCAGCCTTTATGAACGGGCTTACAATAGAGGTTTTTGCAAACGGTCAAGACGGTATTGGCAATACCATGAACGCGGGCAAAATCATAGTTCATGGTTCAGCAGGGGATATTATAGGCTACGGTATGCGTGGCGGCGAGATATTTATTAAAGGCAATGTTGGATACAGAGTTGGAATTCACATGAAAGAGTATATGGACAAAGTACCTGTACTTGTTGTTGGTGGCAAGGCGGGAGATTTTTTGGGTGAGTACATGGCAGGTGGAAGGATTATTGTACTTGGCCTTACTTTAAAGGAAGATGAGGAGATAACAGGGCTTTATTGTGGAACCGGTATGCACGGCGGAGTCATGTATTTAAGAGGCCAGCTTCAGCCGTATCAGCTGGGGAAAGAAGTGAAGATAGTTGATATGGAGGAAGAAGATTACAAGTTTATAGACAAATACGTAACAGAGTTTGTAAAATACTTTGGCTACAGCAAAGAGTTTATAATGTCAAAGCCATTTTATAAGCTAATTCCATACAACAAGCGTCCTTACGGAAAGCTCTATGCTTATTAA
- a CDS encoding NAD(P)/FAD-dependent oxidoreductase — MRYVIIGNSVAACGCIEAIRKVDLQNPIVVISDEKYRVYSRPLISYYLGGKVDENKMYIRDEDYYEKNKVEAILGKRAVSVDFKNKEVVLDDGSKVKYDKLLIATGGKPFVPPTKGFELKNVFTFIKFDDVKAIDEAIKNGAKKAMVIGAGLSGLKAAEALIKRGLEVTVVELANRILGSILDLEASKIVQDELEKHGIVFKLETSVDEIIGDGKVEKVKLKNGEVLDTDIVVFAIGVVPNIDFLKGTELKINRGIVVDDHMRTNLEDVYAAGDCAEGYDCVYQQQRVIPIWPNAYNQGETAGYNMAGVEKTFDRGFPMNSIGFFDVHMITAGIVMPNSDDIEVLVKHDKEKNSYRKIYIKNGRVLGFMFINSIDRAGMITNMIKEGLNVESIKHRLLDDDFGYLDLPKELRQEKILGGAKA, encoded by the coding sequence ATGAGATATGTTATAATAGGAAACTCTGTTGCAGCCTGTGGCTGTATTGAGGCGATAAGAAAAGTAGATCTCCAAAACCCTATTGTTGTAATCTCAGATGAAAAGTACAGGGTGTATTCAAGACCGCTTATTTCATACTATCTTGGTGGAAAAGTTGACGAGAACAAGATGTATATAAGGGATGAGGATTATTACGAAAAGAACAAGGTAGAAGCAATCCTTGGCAAAAGAGCTGTCTCAGTTGACTTCAAAAACAAAGAGGTTGTGCTTGATGATGGAAGTAAAGTAAAATACGATAAGCTCCTTATTGCAACAGGTGGGAAGCCTTTCGTGCCACCTACAAAAGGATTTGAGCTAAAAAATGTCTTTACATTTATCAAGTTTGATGATGTAAAAGCCATAGATGAAGCTATCAAGAATGGTGCAAAAAAGGCAATGGTTATTGGTGCGGGACTTTCTGGTCTTAAAGCAGCAGAGGCGCTTATCAAAAGAGGCTTGGAGGTTACTGTTGTTGAGCTTGCAAACAGGATTTTGGGCTCTATCTTGGATTTAGAGGCATCAAAGATAGTTCAGGATGAACTGGAAAAACACGGGATTGTTTTTAAACTTGAAACATCTGTTGATGAGATAATTGGGGATGGCAAGGTTGAAAAAGTAAAGCTGAAAAATGGTGAGGTTTTAGATACCGACATAGTTGTGTTTGCCATAGGTGTTGTTCCAAACATTGACTTTTTAAAAGGGACAGAGCTCAAAATCAATCGCGGAATTGTTGTAGATGACCATATGAGGACAAACCTTGAAGATGTATATGCAGCAGGTGACTGCGCAGAGGGGTATGACTGCGTCTATCAGCAGCAAAGAGTAATTCCTATCTGGCCGAATGCGTACAATCAGGGCGAGACGGCAGGTTATAATATGGCAGGAGTTGAAAAGACCTTTGACAGAGGCTTTCCAATGAACTCTATAGGATTTTTTGATGTGCATATGATAACAGCAGGAATTGTCATGCCAAACTCAGATGATATAGAGGTTCTTGTAAAGCATGATAAGGAAAAAAATAGCTATAGAAAGATTTACATCAAAAACGGCCGTGTTTTAGGGTTTATGTTTATAAACTCAATTGACAGAGCAGGTATGATAACAAATATGATAAAAGAGGGCTTAAATGTTGAGAGCATAAAGCACAGACTCCTTGACGATGATTTTGGATACTTAGATTTGCCAAAAGAGCTGAGGCAAGAGAAGATTTTAGGGGGTGCAAAAGCTTAA
- a CDS encoding 4Fe-4S dicluster domain-containing protein — protein sequence MAKKIFPKEEVCVGCHLCEVYCVYAHSKYKKPTVKAHELVKLYNKHKDSKPTPRILVEEKSGEWTTFALQCRHCDDAPCTKACITGAMKKLEDGRVICDEEKCVGCWSCIMACPHGAVRRGENKKAASKCDLCLELGEPACVKNCPNEALVIKEV from the coding sequence GTGGCAAAGAAGATATTTCCAAAAGAAGAGGTGTGTGTGGGCTGCCATTTGTGCGAGGTCTACTGTGTGTATGCCCACTCTAAATACAAAAAGCCAACTGTGAAGGCCCATGAGCTTGTAAAACTTTACAACAAACATAAGGATTCAAAACCAACTCCAAGGATTTTAGTTGAGGAAAAAAGTGGTGAGTGGACAACCTTTGCACTGCAATGTAGACATTGCGACGATGCCCCCTGCACTAAAGCTTGTATCACAGGTGCTATGAAAAAGCTTGAAGACGGAAGAGTCATCTGCGATGAGGAAAAGTGTGTCGGCTGCTGGTCGTGTATAATGGCATGTCCGCACGGGGCAGTAAGGCGCGGAGAGAACAAAAAAGCAGCATCTAAATGTGATTTGTGCTTAGAGCTTGGCGAGCCTGCGTGCGTCAAGAACTGCCCGAACGAGGCACTTGTAATCAAAGAGGTGTAA
- a CDS encoding glutamate synthase-related protein: MISLYENEFEVVRDELKCIRCKVCVKQCANEVHEYDEEEDRVFADSSKCVACHRCVVMCPTKAITIKKTENAFKENANWTPSYINEIYKQAETGGILLTGMGCDKLIPIYWDRLLINASQVTNPSIDPLREPMELKTFIGRKPDKLEFDENGNLKTKLPPQLELEVPIMFSAMSFGSISLNACESLAAAAVEVGTYWNTGEGGLHQKLYKYKERAIVQCASGRFGVDVDYLNAGAAIEIKIGQGAKPGIGGHLPGEKVGEEVSRTRMIPIGSDAISPAPHHDIYSIEDLRQLIFALKEATNYTKPVGVKIAAVHNVAAIASGIARAGADFITIDGVRGGTGAAPLRIRDNVGIPIELALAAVDSRLREEGIRNQVSIIVAGSIRNSADVVKAIALGADAVFIGTAALISLGCHVCQKCHTGKCNWGIATQDPVLVKRLNPEIGARRAANLLKAWAHEIKEMLGLMGINALESLRGNRLMLRAVGLTEKEMEILGVKHAGEGV; encoded by the coding sequence ATGATTTCGCTATATGAAAACGAATTTGAGGTTGTAAGGGACGAGCTAAAGTGCATTCGCTGTAAAGTGTGTGTCAAACAGTGTGCAAACGAAGTTCATGAATATGATGAAGAAGAAGACAGAGTGTTTGCAGATTCTTCAAAGTGTGTTGCATGTCACAGATGTGTTGTAATGTGCCCAACAAAAGCAATTACAATCAAAAAGACAGAAAATGCATTCAAAGAGAACGCAAACTGGACACCTTCATATATAAATGAAATATACAAACAAGCAGAAACAGGCGGAATACTTCTGACTGGTATGGGTTGCGACAAGCTTATTCCCATTTATTGGGATAGACTCTTAATAAACGCGTCCCAGGTTACAAATCCGTCAATTGACCCGCTGAGAGAGCCAATGGAGCTTAAAACCTTTATTGGTAGAAAACCTGACAAACTTGAGTTTGATGAAAATGGTAATCTTAAAACCAAACTTCCGCCACAGCTTGAATTAGAAGTACCTATTATGTTTTCTGCGATGTCATTTGGCTCTATTTCACTCAATGCTTGCGAGTCTTTGGCGGCAGCAGCAGTTGAGGTAGGAACATACTGGAATACAGGTGAAGGTGGCCTTCATCAAAAGCTTTACAAGTACAAAGAAAGAGCAATAGTTCAGTGCGCATCAGGAAGATTTGGAGTTGATGTTGACTATTTAAATGCAGGTGCGGCAATTGAGATAAAGATAGGTCAGGGTGCAAAGCCGGGGATTGGCGGGCACCTTCCTGGTGAGAAGGTTGGTGAAGAGGTATCAAGAACAAGGATGATTCCAATTGGTTCTGATGCAATCTCACCAGCACCACACCATGATATTTATTCAATTGAAGATTTAAGACAGCTCATTTTTGCGCTAAAAGAGGCAACAAACTACACAAAACCAGTTGGTGTCAAGATTGCAGCAGTTCACAACGTTGCGGCAATTGCCTCTGGTATTGCAAGAGCTGGGGCTGATTTTATCACAATAGATGGTGTCAGAGGCGGAACAGGTGCAGCGCCGCTTAGAATAAGAGATAATGTTGGTATACCTATTGAGCTGGCTTTGGCAGCGGTGGACTCAAGACTTAGAGAAGAAGGAATTAGAAATCAGGTATCAATCATTGTTGCAGGGTCAATCAGAAATAGCGCAGATGTTGTAAAAGCCATTGCACTTGGTGCTGATGCTGTTTTCATTGGAACAGCAGCGCTGATTTCCTTGGGGTGCCACGTTTGCCAAAAGTGCCACACTGGAAAGTGCAACTGGGGTATTGCAACACAGGACCCAGTTTTGGTAAAAAGACTAAATCCAGAGATTGGTGCAAGAAGAGCGGCAAACTTGCTAAAAGCATGGGCTCATGAGATAAAAGAGATGCTGGGCCTGATGGGGATAAATGCTTTGGAGAGCTTGAGAGGAAACAGGCTTATGCTCAGGGCAGTTGGGCTTACAGAAAAAGAGATGGAGATCTTAGGTGTGAAGCATGCAGGAGAGGGGGTCTAA
- a CDS encoding class II glutamine amidotransferase has product MLREGQVRIPSGCAISGFINKKGVRVSGTDIINSIAIMKERGNGLGGGFAAYGIYPDRKDWYAFHLFFDDIKAKEDTEHFLNQNFEILESEVIPTRKVSSIQNAPIVWRYFVKPLEKRLRDTEKTEEDFVVDSVMFINSQIDGAYVFSSGKNMGAFKGVGYPEDIGEFFRIDEYKAYIWTAHSRFPTNTPGWWGGAHPFTLLDWSIVHNGEISSYGTNYRYLEMFGYKCTLRTDTEVMAYLFDLLLRRHGLPVEIATKALAAPFWSVIDRQSEQEREKLRAIRIVYQSCLVNGPFSIILGFANGILALNDRIKLRPLVAAQKGDFVYVASEESAIREICKDPEKVWMPKGGEAVYVTLDEGVIV; this is encoded by the coding sequence TTGCTAAGGGAAGGGCAAGTTAGGATTCCATCAGGTTGTGCTATTTCTGGGTTTATAAACAAGAAGGGTGTGAGGGTTTCTGGTACAGACATTATAAATTCCATTGCAATTATGAAAGAGAGAGGAAATGGACTTGGTGGTGGGTTTGCAGCTTATGGAATCTATCCTGACAGGAAAGACTGGTATGCTTTTCATCTATTCTTTGATGATATAAAAGCAAAGGAGGACACAGAACACTTTCTAAACCAAAACTTTGAAATATTAGAGAGTGAGGTTATTCCAACAAGAAAAGTTTCAAGCATTCAAAACGCTCCAATTGTTTGGCGATACTTTGTAAAACCTCTTGAAAAAAGGTTGAGAGACACAGAAAAAACAGAAGAGGACTTTGTGGTGGACAGTGTTATGTTCATAAACAGCCAGATTGATGGTGCATATGTCTTTTCAAGCGGTAAGAACATGGGCGCATTCAAAGGAGTTGGGTATCCTGAGGACATAGGCGAGTTTTTCAGAATTGATGAATATAAAGCATATATCTGGACAGCGCACTCAAGATTTCCGACAAACACACCTGGTTGGTGGGGCGGTGCGCATCCGTTTACGCTGCTTGACTGGTCAATTGTCCACAATGGCGAGATTTCGTCATATGGCACAAATTATAGGTATTTAGAGATGTTTGGATACAAATGTACACTCAGAACAGACACCGAGGTCATGGCATACCTTTTTGACCTTCTTCTAAGAAGACACGGACTTCCTGTTGAGATTGCAACAAAAGCGTTAGCAGCGCCGTTTTGGAGTGTGATCGACAGGCAAAGCGAACAAGAAAGAGAGAAACTGAGAGCTATCAGGATAGTTTACCAATCGTGCCTTGTAAATGGGCCGTTTTCTATCATTTTAGGTTTCGCAAATGGAATATTAGCATTAAATGATAGGATAAAGCTAAGGCCGCTGGTTGCAGCGCAAAAAGGCGATTTTGTTTATGTTGCATCAGAAGAGTCGGCTATTAGAGAAATTTGCAAAGACCCAGAAAAGGTCTGGATGCCAAAGGGTGGCGAAGCTGTTTATGTTACTTTGGACGAAGGGGTGATAGTATGA
- a CDS encoding cupin domain-containing protein yields the protein MPKRNINEQPSLFGDPGFSSWGIAYYKKGQKNIVERHTHDCDEYYFVLEGKIKVISEEREYILEKGDMLWTRMGDFHEIVEALEDTTMFWLEGPLMGKRRKGHQYEL from the coding sequence ATGCCAAAACGAAATATAAATGAGCAGCCATCGCTGTTTGGTGACCCAGGATTTTCCTCGTGGGGAATTGCTTATTACAAAAAAGGACAAAAAAACATTGTAGAGAGACATACTCACGACTGTGATGAGTACTATTTTGTGCTTGAGGGTAAAATAAAAGTAATTTCAGAAGAGAGGGAATACATACTTGAAAAAGGTGATATGCTTTGGACAAGGATGGGAGATTTTCATGAAATTGTAGAAGCTTTAGAGGACACAACAATGTTTTGGCTGGAAGGTCCTCTTATGGGCAAAAGGCGAAAAGGCCATCAGTATGAGCTATGA
- a CDS encoding transglycosylase domain-containing protein has product MKGQKRPLQTFFKSLALTLAALIVFSIGALGGTIAAYIKAIPPGTLDEIVEDTVNDATIVFDEIGKEVATLNRGQSGVRVSYNQIPKDLINAFVAIEDERFWQHNGIDIKRIIGAFVHNLQKGTLAEGASTITQQLVRNKLLMFEKSFKRKIQEQYLAIQLEKRLTKQQILEEYLNTINLGNGAYGVQAAAYTYFGKDVSKLSLAECALIAGITKNPSYYNPFKFPDHAKKRQELVLKKMLELGYITEEEYYQAINQKLVYAKNSSRNLLPYKYPYFVDSVIDEAIEVLQRQKGITEEEAEDLVYGGGLRIYTTLDRSIQSAMEEVFSNSRYMPTVRYYDKNGIPQPQAAAVLIDFRTGAVKGIIGGRGNMSAVRVFNRATMSVRQPGSAIKPIAVYALALERGYSPWSVILDAPFSIGGYAPKNWYANKTGYSSYKGYMTLRQALVWSANVPAVKLAYKLGVQNVYENLRKFGFTTLTEEDKNNLSIAIGGFTYGVKPIELTAAFAAVANGGVYKKPHFITKIEDRYGNTIYENTDDSKRVMEEKNAQLLTYMLQSVVKTGITIGTSFDYPVAGKTGTTDDNKDRWFVGYTPDYVLGVWVGEDEPRPLDYLDGTNPAVKIFKGIMDKIVSEKGIRHNFTKPYRVYKGYVYKSNSRTYNQNINISSATPGTQVLNVSTPSTASVNSNSKEDFNNNITQQELSQVRVQNSPGQNDTQTVTQQFKNNEAIKQSNIAPSQQTKQNSETSNKTTELQPIEKNSAVGTQTNSGSDSTFQSNSQTVSDEIYGQ; this is encoded by the coding sequence GTGAAAGGGCAAAAAAGACCTCTACAAACTTTTTTCAAATCTTTGGCACTTACCTTAGCAGCGCTAATAGTATTCTCTATAGGAGCTTTGGGTGGAACAATTGCAGCTTATATTAAAGCCATTCCCCCTGGAACTTTGGATGAAATTGTAGAAGATACAGTAAATGATGCTACAATAGTATTTGATGAAATAGGAAAAGAGGTAGCTACTTTAAACAGGGGGCAAAGTGGTGTTAGAGTTTCGTATAATCAAATACCCAAAGACCTCATAAATGCGTTTGTTGCCATTGAGGATGAAAGATTTTGGCAGCACAATGGAATTGATATAAAAAGGATTATTGGGGCATTTGTGCATAATCTTCAAAAGGGAACTTTAGCTGAAGGAGCAAGTACAATTACCCAGCAACTTGTGAGAAATAAGCTTTTGATGTTTGAAAAGTCGTTTAAAAGAAAAATACAAGAGCAATATCTGGCGATACAACTGGAAAAAAGACTTACAAAACAGCAGATTTTAGAGGAATACTTAAATACAATAAACCTTGGAAATGGTGCTTATGGTGTACAGGCTGCCGCATATACTTACTTTGGCAAAGATGTCTCAAAACTGTCTTTGGCTGAATGTGCGCTGATTGCTGGTATAACAAAAAATCCTTCCTATTACAATCCATTTAAGTTCCCTGATCATGCAAAGAAAAGACAAGAACTCGTACTAAAGAAAATGTTAGAGCTGGGGTATATCACCGAAGAAGAGTATTACCAAGCAATTAATCAAAAGCTTGTATATGCAAAAAATAGTAGCAGGAATTTACTTCCATACAAATATCCTTATTTTGTAGATTCTGTTATAGATGAGGCAATTGAAGTACTCCAAAGACAAAAAGGAATTACAGAAGAAGAGGCAGAGGACTTAGTCTATGGTGGAGGACTTAGGATTTACACAACATTGGACAGAAGCATTCAAAGCGCGATGGAGGAAGTTTTTTCAAATTCAAGGTATATGCCTACAGTTAGGTATTACGACAAAAATGGAATTCCACAGCCACAAGCAGCAGCTGTGTTGATTGATTTTAGAACAGGAGCTGTGAAAGGTATAATTGGTGGAAGAGGCAATATGAGTGCAGTGCGAGTTTTTAACAGAGCTACCATGTCTGTACGCCAACCAGGTTCTGCAATAAAGCCCATTGCTGTTTATGCCTTAGCTTTAGAAAGGGGCTATAGCCCATGGAGTGTTATATTAGATGCACCTTTTTCTATTGGAGGATATGCACCTAAAAACTGGTATGCAAATAAAACTGGCTATAGTAGCTACAAAGGTTATATGACCCTAAGACAGGCTCTTGTATGGTCGGCCAATGTACCAGCAGTAAAGCTTGCATACAAGTTGGGTGTTCAAAATGTTTACGAAAATCTCCGAAAATTTGGATTTACTACTTTGACCGAGGAAGACAAAAATAACTTGTCCATTGCAATTGGTGGTTTTACCTATGGAGTAAAACCAATTGAGCTGACAGCTGCGTTTGCAGCAGTTGCAAATGGAGGAGTGTATAAAAAACCACATTTTATCACAAAAATAGAGGATAGATATGGTAATACCATTTATGAGAATACAGATGATAGCAAAAGAGTGATGGAAGAAAAGAATGCGCAGCTTTTGACTTATATGCTTCAGAGTGTTGTAAAAACAGGGATAACCATTGGTACGAGCTTTGATTATCCTGTTGCAGGCAAAACAGGTACAACTGACGATAACAAAGACAGGTGGTTTGTAGGATATACCCCCGATTATGTTTTAGGTGTGTGGGTAGGTGAAGATGAGCCAAGGCCTTTGGACTATCTTGATGGAACAAATCCCGCAGTAAAGATTTTTAAAGGAATTATGGATAAGATTGTGAGTGAAAAGGGAATAAGGCACAACTTTACAAAACCATATAGGGTGTATAAAGGTTATGTGTATAAAAGTAATTCCAGAACATATAATCAAAATATTAACATTTCTTCCGCAACTCCTGGTACACAAGTTTTAAATGTTTCTACACCCTCCACTGCCAGTGTAAATTCAAATTCAAAAGAGGATTTTAACAATAATATAACACAGCAAGAACTTTCTCAAGTAAGAGTTCAAAATTCACCGGGGCAGAATGACACTCAAACAGTCACCCAGCAATTTAAAAACAATGAAGCTATAAAACAGTCCAACATTGCACCTTCTCAACAAACCAAGCAAAATAGTGAAACTTCAAATAAAACTACTGAACTACAGCCAATAGAGAAAAATTCAGCAGTAGGAACGCAAACCAATTCTGGGTCAGATTCGACTTTTCAATCCAATAGCCAAACTGTAAGTGATGAGATTTACGGTCAGTGA